A region from the Desulfoglaeba alkanexedens ALDC genome encodes:
- the nuoH gene encoding NADH-quinone oxidoreductase subunit NuoH, whose protein sequence is MTETVATSAGSDWLRIIIGLVVVLIFAPLNALLLVWLERKVAGHIQLRLGPMEVGPHGLLQTIVDGIKLLGKELITPSRADRILFPLAPVLVFMPVLLAFLVLPFGPQLVIREMNVGLLLIFAFSTFTVLAILTGGWASNNKYALLGAIRSVAQNVAYEIPLLLAAMAVVFMVRSFNLSEIVMAQHRVWFIFLQPVAGLIFFICATAETNRAPFDIPEAESELVAGFHTEYSGMRFGLFFLAEYTNMFIVCAVAATLFFGGWHGPFGFGLRIPGVVWFLLKTYVLLFVLMWFRWTFPRVRFDQLMNFSWKVMIPLSLVNLVVTAAVLKLL, encoded by the coding sequence ATGACGGAAACAGTCGCCACGAGCGCAGGATCGGATTGGCTCCGGATCATAATCGGCCTGGTGGTCGTGCTCATCTTTGCGCCGCTCAACGCGCTTCTCCTGGTGTGGCTGGAGCGGAAGGTGGCCGGTCACATCCAGTTGAGGCTGGGGCCCATGGAAGTGGGCCCCCACGGGTTGCTCCAGACCATCGTGGACGGCATCAAGCTTTTGGGGAAGGAACTGATCACGCCCAGCCGGGCGGACCGGATTCTCTTTCCGCTGGCGCCGGTGCTCGTGTTCATGCCGGTGTTGTTGGCCTTCCTGGTGCTTCCCTTCGGTCCCCAACTGGTGATCCGGGAAATGAACGTGGGGCTGCTCCTTATATTTGCTTTTTCAACTTTCACCGTGCTGGCCATTCTGACCGGCGGGTGGGCTTCCAACAACAAGTATGCTTTGTTGGGAGCGATCCGGTCGGTAGCCCAGAACGTAGCCTACGAGATTCCCCTGCTGCTGGCGGCCATGGCCGTGGTGTTCATGGTGCGTTCCTTCAACCTCTCCGAAATCGTGATGGCGCAGCACCGGGTCTGGTTCATCTTCCTGCAGCCCGTGGCGGGGCTCATCTTCTTCATCTGCGCCACGGCGGAAACCAACCGGGCGCCCTTCGACATTCCGGAGGCCGAATCGGAACTGGTGGCCGGGTTTCACACGGAATACAGCGGCATGCGTTTCGGGCTGTTTTTCCTGGCCGAATACACGAACATGTTCATTGTGTGCGCCGTGGCCGCCACGCTGTTTTTCGGCGGCTGGCACGGTCCCTTCGGTTTCGGTCTGAGGATCCCCGGGGTGGTGTGGTTTCTTCTGAAGACCTATGTGCTGCTCTTCGTGCTCATGTGGTTTCGCTGGACCTTTCCCCGGGTGCGTTTCGACCAGCTGATGAATTTTTCGTGGAAAGTGATGATTCCGTTGAGTCTCGTCAACCTGGTGGTCACGGCCGCCGTGCTCAAGCTGTTGTGA
- a CDS encoding NuoI/complex I 23 kDa subunit family protein, translating into MGYWKEIVEGGWSLVEGMRVTVRRLVKPVVTVQYPRKRLEMSPAYRGHIEFVRFPDTGTHRCIACGTCQRTCPTGVIKVQGIKEHARGGKVATHYVIDFTRCSLCGLCVESCPTQTLKFSREYELEGDSRWDGVIDLMERLEDGR; encoded by the coding sequence ATGGGGTACTGGAAAGAAATCGTTGAAGGTGGCTGGAGCCTGGTGGAGGGGATGCGGGTGACGGTGCGGCGGCTGGTGAAGCCCGTTGTGACCGTTCAGTATCCGCGCAAAAGGCTCGAGATGTCACCGGCCTACCGCGGACACATCGAGTTCGTCCGTTTCCCGGACACGGGCACCCATCGCTGTATCGCCTGCGGGACCTGCCAGCGCACGTGCCCCACAGGTGTCATCAAGGTCCAAGGGATCAAGGAACACGCCCGCGGCGGCAAGGTGGCGACCCATTACGTCATCGACTTCACCCGGTGCAGCCTGTGCGGGCTTTGCGTGGAATCGTGCCCGACCCAGACGCTCAAGTTTTCCCGCGAATACGAACTGGAAGGCGACTCGCGGTGGGACGGGGTGATCGACCTGATGGAAAGATTGGAGGACGGGCGGTGA
- a CDS encoding NADH-quinone oxidoreductase subunit L, protein MTWLLKDPVLLAASSCASLPFIAMAVILIGTRRNPKLSAAISIGAVATALIASLYLLVTLRHAPGPVEYEVAWMVSSDIHIPFGFLLDRLSLLMLVIVAAISFLVQVYSLGYMAGDPGFSRYYAFQSLFAWAMMTMVIAPGMLQLYVFWELVGLASYLLIGFYYEKWSASQAGKKAFVMTRLGDIGFFLGIITVLLGFGNLGILDMNEAAQANRIPQQIVTLGALLIFCGVMGKSAQFPLLTWLPDAMEGPTPVSALLHSATMVAAGVYLMGRIFPFFAASPDAMAVALVIGTITMLLSSTMAMATYDIKQVWAYSTVSQLGFMVMGLAAGGYFAGVFHLTTHAGFKALLFLCSGIFIHEYHTNDMRMIGRQGGRRMKVPMICMTIGALALAGVFPFSGFFSKEAVMAALAGSSNKLWLAAGLFGALLTAYYSFRLIFFILFPKKDAAPDDAHHGDGHGEHHGYTYWAMAWPVMILAGVTLVLGFSQHWLERFLTEWTAAAHGVEASHAGVHGIGHYVVLATAVSMGLAGIFWAYVEFGWKRAKQEGFLRRYPRVEAFFARRWYLDDLYRLLLDALVYCGLTNAFTRNDRRVIDGGIDGICRFTVGSGRSLSFLQSGWLQYNLVIMVAGVGLMVLFFVL, encoded by the coding sequence ATGACCTGGCTTCTCAAGGATCCCGTGCTCCTGGCGGCTTCTTCGTGTGCCTCGCTGCCGTTCATCGCCATGGCGGTCATCTTGATCGGTACGCGAAGGAACCCGAAGCTCTCCGCGGCCATTTCCATCGGAGCCGTGGCGACGGCGCTTATCGCGTCTTTGTATCTGCTGGTGACCCTGCGGCATGCTCCCGGTCCCGTGGAATACGAGGTGGCCTGGATGGTTTCCAGCGACATTCATATTCCGTTCGGTTTTCTGCTGGACCGTTTGAGTCTTCTGATGCTCGTCATCGTGGCGGCCATCAGCTTTCTGGTGCAGGTGTACTCATTGGGCTACATGGCCGGCGATCCCGGCTTCAGCCGCTACTATGCGTTCCAGTCGCTCTTCGCATGGGCCATGATGACCATGGTGATCGCACCGGGGATGCTGCAGCTCTACGTCTTTTGGGAACTGGTGGGGCTTGCGTCCTATCTGCTCATCGGCTTCTACTATGAAAAGTGGAGTGCGTCCCAGGCCGGAAAGAAGGCCTTCGTCATGACGCGCCTGGGCGATATCGGCTTTTTCCTGGGGATCATCACGGTGCTTCTGGGATTCGGAAACCTGGGGATCCTGGACATGAACGAGGCGGCGCAGGCCAACCGGATTCCGCAGCAGATCGTGACCCTGGGGGCGCTTTTGATCTTCTGCGGCGTTATGGGCAAGAGCGCCCAGTTTCCGCTGCTCACCTGGTTGCCCGACGCCATGGAAGGCCCGACGCCGGTGAGCGCCCTGCTGCATTCGGCCACCATGGTGGCGGCTGGCGTGTACCTCATGGGCCGCATCTTTCCGTTCTTTGCGGCCTCACCCGACGCCATGGCCGTAGCCCTGGTCATCGGGACGATCACTATGCTTCTGAGTTCGACCATGGCCATGGCGACCTATGACATCAAGCAGGTTTGGGCTTATTCCACGGTGAGTCAGCTGGGGTTCATGGTGATGGGCCTTGCCGCGGGGGGCTATTTCGCCGGCGTGTTCCACCTCACGACCCATGCGGGGTTTAAGGCGCTGCTCTTTCTTTGTTCGGGGATCTTCATCCATGAATATCACACCAACGACATGCGGATGATCGGGCGTCAGGGCGGGCGAAGGATGAAGGTACCTATGATCTGCATGACCATCGGGGCGCTTGCCCTGGCCGGGGTTTTTCCGTTTTCGGGCTTTTTCAGCAAGGAAGCCGTCATGGCCGCCCTGGCGGGTTCTTCTAACAAGCTCTGGCTGGCGGCGGGACTCTTCGGCGCGTTACTCACCGCCTACTACAGCTTCCGGTTGATCTTCTTCATCCTGTTTCCGAAAAAGGACGCCGCCCCCGACGACGCCCACCACGGCGACGGCCACGGCGAACACCACGGATACACCTACTGGGCCATGGCCTGGCCGGTGATGATCCTCGCCGGCGTCACCCTGGTGCTGGGGTTCAGCCAGCATTGGCTGGAACGTTTCCTGACCGAATGGACGGCGGCGGCCCACGGCGTCGAGGCATCTCATGCCGGGGTGCATGGTATCGGCCATTATGTGGTGCTGGCGACGGCGGTTTCCATGGGGCTTGCGGGAATCTTCTGGGCATACGTGGAGTTCGGCTGGAAGCGGGCGAAGCAGGAAGGCTTTCTCCGGCGTTATCCCCGCGTGGAAGCCTTCTTCGCCCGGCGATGGTACCTGGACGACCTCTACCGGCTGCTCCTGGATGCCCTGGTCTACTGCGGCCTGACGAACGCCTTCACCCGGAACGATCGCCGTGTGATCGACGGCGGCATCGACGGGATCTGTCGGTTCACCGTCGGAAGCGGGCGCTCCCTGAGTTTCCTCCAGTCGGGATGGCTGCAGTACAACCTTGTGATCATGGTCGCCGGCGTCGGGCTGATGGTTCTCTTCTTCGTCCTGTGA
- the nuoK gene encoding NADH-quinone oxidoreductase subunit NuoK gives MNALTVYLVIAAVLFSLGLFGVLMRRNLIAMLISLELMLNGASINFMAFNRFLAPEPAVGQIVTLFIMGLAAAEAAIGLSIILTLFRRLRSINIERARRLGG, from the coding sequence GTGAATGCGCTGACCGTCTATCTCGTCATCGCCGCCGTTCTCTTCAGCCTTGGGCTCTTCGGCGTGCTCATGCGGCGAAACCTCATCGCCATGCTCATTTCACTGGAGCTGATGCTAAACGGCGCCAGCATCAATTTCATGGCGTTCAATCGGTTTCTGGCCCCGGAGCCCGCCGTCGGGCAGATCGTCACCCTGTTCATTATGGGGCTGGCGGCGGCGGAAGCGGCCATCGGCCTGAGCATCATCCTGACGCTGTTTCGGCGGCTGCGTTCCATCAACATCGAGCGGGCCCGGCGGCTGGGCGGCTAG
- a CDS encoding NADH-quinone oxidoreductase subunit J family protein, whose product MTADFFTLGFAHTAFWILVGIVFAGAGIAVFPRNIIYNILGLVLCLAGVAGLYVYLGSLFLGLMQLLIYVGAICVAIVFAIMLSRPLHLEMPKRKMPKMVLGGFSVGIFLVSIVAVLWKTAWQAAPERSTDWSITTIGHMLLTRYSLVFELISLVLLVAIIGAILTAGFSRRLTS is encoded by the coding sequence ATGACGGCTGATTTCTTCACCCTGGGTTTCGCTCACACGGCGTTCTGGATCCTGGTTGGGATCGTCTTCGCGGGCGCGGGAATCGCGGTGTTTCCACGAAACATCATCTACAACATCCTGGGGCTGGTCCTTTGCCTGGCGGGAGTGGCGGGCCTCTACGTGTACCTGGGAAGCCTTTTCTTGGGGCTCATGCAGCTGCTGATCTATGTGGGCGCCATCTGCGTGGCCATCGTGTTCGCCATCATGCTGTCCCGCCCCCTGCACCTGGAAATGCCCAAACGAAAGATGCCGAAGATGGTCCTGGGCGGCTTTTCAGTGGGGATCTTCTTGGTTTCGATCGTGGCCGTTCTCTGGAAGACCGCGTGGCAGGCTGCACCGGAAAGAAGCACGGACTGGAGCATCACCACCATCGGCCACATGCTTCTCACCCGATACAGCCTGGTCTTTGAATTGATCTCGCTGGTGCTGCTGGTGGCCATCATCGGCGCCATCCTGACAGCCGGTTTCAGCCGGAGGTTGACTTCGTGA